CCTTTTCGTACGTGCATGACTGGGGCGTGGCTGAGGAAATTGCCAGCGATAGTATGCTTAAATTGTGGAGGAATCGGGAACGTATTACCACAGCGCTGCAGATCAAGGCCTTTCTATATATCGCTACGCGTAACGCCTGCATCGACAATATCCGTAGCAGCAGCAAACTACCGACAGCTAAACTTTCCGAGGATATAAAAGATCTCTTTAAGGAGGAACCAGAGGTGTACAACCGCATTCTCTATATAGAGTTGCTGCAACAAATCGAGGACGTCGTGGAGAAACTGCCATCCAGCCAGCAAGCCGTGTTCCGTAAAAGCGTTATTGAAGGCAAAACTACCCATGAAATTGTGAGTGAAACTGGAATGACCGAGTCATCTGTCTTCGTCCAGAAGTCAAAGGCACTAACTACTCTAAGACGACTTTTGAAGAACAGTTTTTTATTCCTGTTGTGGGTTTCCTGACTGTGGTATCTTCCTGGTATATACCTGCTTGTAGCTAAGTCACTTGCTCAAACTGAAAAAAGATTAAATTTTTGGTAAGGTTAGCACGCTGCGTCCGTATCTATGGTGTTTGTTATCCCGATGGGTTAAGGTAAAAATGGAACGGATCAGTCAACTACTATATAAACATCTTGAAGGTACACTCAGTGAAGCTGAGCGTACAGAACTAAATGATTGGGCAGCCGCCAATCCTGCTAACAGGAAGCTGCTGGATCGCGTAAATAATAATGAAGTGCTCGAGGCTGATATCGACGACTGGTATGCTATACCGAGGCGCACTGTTGCCGACGATCCACGGCTGGATGCGGCTATCCTCCAATACGAAACTGCCAAAAATCAACCACGCGTCCGTCAGCTGGTAAGGCGTATACTTCCTTATGCAGCAGCAGTATTCGTCATGTTGTTAGCTGGAATGTGGTACGTATCAGAGCAACGACAAACTAGCCGGGAGCATGAAATCGCTGCAACTGATATCCGTTCCGGCGGGAATAAAGCCACACTCACCCTGTCTGATGGGAGAAAGATTGATTTAAGCAGTGAACAATCAGAAATTATCGTAAAAGATGAGAGTGTTACTTACGGTGACGGATCTTCTCTTACCGTGATACCGGATAAGTCCAAAGACCGGTCGGACGTTTCGCTGCTGCAACTCACTACACCGAAAGGGGGAACATATCAGTTGATATTGCCGGATGGTTCCAGGGTATGGCTCAATACCGGTTCTACAATTAAATATCCCGCCAGGTTTATCAGCACAGAACGAACTGTCGAGATTAGCGGAGAAGCTTATTTTGATATAGAGGAAGATAGCAAACGACCATTCAAAGTACTTAGCCCAGGCCAGGAGGTATTGGTGTTAGGCACCAAATTCAATGTTTCTGCTTATCCCGATGACCCTGATACAAAGACCACCCTTGTAGATGGGAAAGTCCTTTTATCGTTGCCAAAAGGATCAGGAGAAGGTTTTCCCGCATCGGGTAAGTCAATCTTACTTGCGCCTGGCGAGCAGGCGTCGTTGAGTAAGGGCCACATCACCAAATCAAAAGTGGATGTTTCTCAATTTACTGCCTGGAAGGAAGGCTTTTTCTATTTCAACAAGCTACCTGTAACAACAGCCATCACACAATTAGCCAGATGGTACAATCTTGATGTGGTTTATCAGGAAAAATTACCTGAATCTAATGTATACGCCTATATCGATCGGGATAAACCATTGAGTGCTGTTTTAAAAGCACTCGAATTAAGCCGGTTGAAGTTTAAAATTGTCCAGCAAGGAGAGCGAAAGCAGTTGATCGTTCTGGGCGAACAATAAACCAATATAAACGCTAAAGAAGGAGGAAAAATGAGATTATAGAAATTACAAATCATAGTTTTATCCAGCCAAAAACGGATGATGCTGGAGACATCACCCGTTAATCTTGTCTGGAGTTGACATCCGGCGGGATATTCAATAGCTGTCGGAAAACCAATTTTCTAACCATCCAAACATGACAAATATATGATTTTTACACAACGTGTAACGGGCTATTACTGGTCCTTTAAATCCCGGTTATTACTTATCACAAAATTAGCGGTTCTCTTAACTATTACCTTTTCCTGGCCGGCGGTAGCTATAAGCAAAGCGCAAACCATTACGTTGAATGTCAGAAACATTACGCTTCGGGAAGTGTTGCAGGAGATTCAGAAACAACAGGGGTATTCCTTTTTGTTTCGTGGAGATAAAATTGCGGAGACGCGCATTACTGCCAGGTTGAAACAGGTGAATTTTGCCGACGCAATGAACACATTACTGGACCAACATGGACTTACGTGGTCATTGAACGACGGTATTATTGCAATTATGAGCAAGCCTTCGAGGCCCGCCCAGCAAGCTTCATTATTTCAACAACATATTATAACGGGTACTGTGACCGACGCCAAAACAGGTGAGGTGCTCGTTGGCGTCGCCGTAAAGGTTCAAAACACACCTACGGGAACCAGTACGGATGTGAATGGAGCTTTTAAACTGCAGGTATCGCCAAATGCGGTGCTGAATGTGTCGTATATTGGTTACGAATCGCAAACCATCACGGTGGGTGACAGAACTACATTCCAGATTAAACTCATCCAAAGCAACAACTCTCTGGAAGAAGTAGTCGTCGTTGGATATGGAACAATGAAAAAGAAAGATCTTACCGGTTCCATTGTTCAAGTCCGTCCAGACAATATCGCAAACGAAAATCCAAAGACCGTTCAGGACATCCTGCGCGGTACTCCGGGTTTGCAGGTAGGCTATAGCGCTTCGGCAAAGGGCGGAGGTACAATGCAAATCCGGGGTCAGCGTTCTGTATATACTGAGGGGGGGCATAACGACCCGTTACTCATCCTCGACGGGATGCAGTTCTACGGCGAGTTATCCGAAATTAATCCCGACGATATCGAGCAGATTGATGTGCTGAAAGATGCTTCAGCAGCTGCCGTTTACGGCTCGAAGGCAGCCAGCGGGGTAGTGCTCATCACCACCAAAAAGGGGAAACAGGGCAAACCCGTTATCAATATGACTATGAATATCGGCGGCACGGAAGAAAGTGACTACCGGGAAAGGTTTAGCACTGACGCCTATTTACGACACCGCGAGGACTGGTATACGAAGAACTCCTATGGCGTAAACCCGCAAACAGGCGCTTATGAGGCTTATCAAACAGGCGTTTTCGCCAGTCAGCCCGGTTATTTTACGCGGCCAGATCAGTTACCGTCAACTATTTCTATTGAGGATTGGCGGGGGTATACTACTAATGATGCCGATGAATCTGATTTAAGCATCTGGGCCCAGCGATTAGGTTTTACAGGCAATGCGCTACAGAACTTACTTTCAGGAAAGACCGTTGACTGGGCAAAACAGACCTATAGAATGGGCCTCAATCAGGACTATAATGCCAGTGTAAGCGGGGCAAGCGACAAAGTAAACTATTACCTGTCTGTGGGCTATTTAAAGAATCAGGGTGCCCTCATAAGTGATGAATACCAGGCCGTGCGCTCCAATATGAAAGTGGATGCTAAAGTAACCGACTGGTTCGAGCTTGGAGCCAACGTAAACTTCCAGAACCGGTCGGACGGAGCCATTGACGTTGATTTGGATTACCAGCTTCGCAACAGCCCGTATGCCGACTATGCTGATGAGGCTGGCAACCCCGTACAGTATCCCTTGAGTTCAGAATACAGTCAGCGGGGCTATAATTATGATTTTCAGAAACAATATCTCGAATTGGAAAAGGGCTATACTGTGCTGAACACTATTTTTAATGCCAAAGTAAAGCTGCCCTATAATATTAACTATTCGTTCAACGCCTCACCCCGCTATCAATTCTTCTTCGACCGTTATTTTATGTCGGCAGATTTGCCTGGCTCCGATCCCGCGTCGCGTGGCGCGAACAGAGAGCAGGCAAAACGTTTCGACTGGTCGTATAACAATACCATCAATTGGGATTACACTTTCGGCGGTAAGCATCACCTAAACCTCACGCTTGTGCAGGAAGCCGAGGAACGGCAGTTCTGGAAGGACCGCATAGAAGCCCGCAAAATTTTACCATCCGACGCATTGGGATTCCATAACACTAAGAATGCTACCAAGGAAAACAGTACGTTCATGAGTGAAGATACGCACCAGACTGCAGACGCCCTCCTGGCCCGTTTATTTTATTCCTACGACAACCGGTATATGCTTACCACGTCCATTCGCAGAGACGGGTATTCTGCTTTCGGCACCTCCAACCCGTACGCTACTTTTCCTTCCGTAGCAGTGGCATGGTCGTTTTCGAACGAAAAGTTCTTCAAATGGAGCAATATCATGAGTACTGGTAAATTGCGTGTATCCTACGGTAAAAATGGTAACCGGTCGCTGGCCAACCCGAATCTGGCGCTTTCCAATCTTTATGAAGGGGGAGGGAAAATGCAGGGCTACCTCAACTCTTCCGGAGAGTTGGCCTTATACCGCTATTTAATGGCCGACAGATTAGCAAACCCTCATCTTCAATGGGAAAAAACGGCGTCATGGAATTTTGGACTTGACTTCGGCTTCCTCAACGACCGTATATCAGGTTCCCTGGATTATTATGACATGAGGACTCATGACATGATCATGAACGAGCGCCTGCCCGGTTTCACAGGATTTGATGATATTACCACCAATTTAGGACGGGTCGACAATAACGGTATTGAACTATCATTAAAAACCCTTAATATCAGAAAGGACAAGTTCCAGTGGTCGACTTCGGTCGGGTTATCATACAATAAGAACACCATAAAGCATCTTTACTACGAGAATGAGGACATTTTAGACGCACAGGGAAATGTAACAGGCAGTAAGGAAATGGACGATGTGAAAAACGGTTGGTTTATTGGAAAGTCAATCAACACAATATGGGATTACCGCGTTACCGGGATCTGGCAGGCTAATGAGGTCGAAGAAGCGAAAGAATATGGTCAGGTACCCGGCGATCCGAAAGTAGCGAATAACTATACTGCAGACGATGTGGTAAAAGCCGATGGTTCTGTTACCCATGTGTATAACGACAAGGACAAAGAATTCCTTGGACAAACTACGCCGCCTTTTCATTGGTCATTACGCAACGAGTTTGTGTTTTGGAAAGATCTCAGCCTTTCGTTCAATATCTACTCTTATATGGGGCACAAAAGCTTAGCAGGCGCCTACCTTAACAATGACGACGATGGAGGACGTATGACCTACGCTTTACAAAATGTAACTGCAAAAGAATACTGGACTCCCGATAATCCCACCAACGACTATGGACGCATTGAAGCCAAAGGGCCTACCGGCGCCACTGGAGTGCAAAAATTGTATGACCGTTCATTCATTCGGTTTGATAACCTTTCTGTCGGATATACATTGCCCAAAATGTGGACTTCAAAATGGAAATTAGATCGTGTTAAACTTTATGGCACCGTACGGAATGTTGCTGTTTGGACAAAAGACTGGGAATACGGCGACCCTGAGACCAACCCGGCCTTTGATCAGGGCGGTGGTCTTGCCACACGTGTTTATACATTGGGATTAAACTTAACTTTTTAGCCTTTAATAGCAACGAATATGAAAAAGATAACTCAAAAATTGCATCGTATATCTATATGCTTTGCGTTGATTATGGGTAGCACAGTGCTGTTTAACAGTTGCTCCAAAGATTTCCTGACACCCGACCCGCTTTCGGTATACGAACCTGCAGCTACTTTCACCAACGAAGCCGGTTTGATGTCGGTATTAGCAATAGCCGATCGTCAGCTCAAACAATATTATGCGACTGACCATAACGAAATGCTGACCTTAGGAACTGAATATATCTTTTCCGACTTAATGGTAGCCAGCGCAACCGATAAGGGTAGTATGCTTTGTGATGTTGCCAATATGCTCACGCCTACCAGTGATGACGGAACTACTACAAATGATCTGGGCAGAACCAACAGTATCTGGCACTTTTGGCAGGAAACTTATAATGGTATTGCAAATGCAAACACGATTCTCAGTTATGTCGATAAAGTGGAGGGACTGGATGAGACCACGCGCAATGCCTATAAGGGCAGAGCTTATTTTCATCGCGCCTTCCGCTATATGGCTCTGGTATTTCAGTATGGTGATGTTCCGCTTGTTTCCAAGCTATTGGAAGTGCCTAAACAAAACTACCGCAGTACGAAGCGCGACGCTATCCTGCAAATGGTTACCAAAGATATGGAGTTTGCAGTGCAATGGGTGCCCGATCAAAAAAACATGAGCCTTACAGGCATGGTTAATAAGGGTGCTTGCCGTATGTTGCTTACCAAATGCTATCTTGCTTTAGGTGAATATGCAAAGGCCAAAGAGCAAACCGATATATTGATTTCTCAATCAGGCTATTCGCTTATGCTCGATAACTTCGGCACATTTAACGACGGTGGCGAACCACAAACATGGAAGATCACCCGCAATGTGATCTGGGATTTACATCGTGCCGAAAACAAACTTATTGCCGCCAACCACGAGGTTATCATGGGTATACCTAACCGCGGCGCTGAAGCAGAATCGTTCATCAAGATGCTTACGATGCGTGTTTTGTATCCCTTTGTTTTCGACAGCAGGATCAAGACAACCGACGGGAAACAAGCACTGTTAAATCTCAGACGCAATGATGCTAATTACAATGCAAGTTACGACTATATGCGGGCATTCGGGCGCGGCATCGCCACGTTTAGGCCCACTTATTTCAGCACCAATACACTATGGCGTATAAATGGTGTAATGGACGCAACCGACTTACGCCATAGCTCGGAGACAGGCAACTGGGTGCGTATGGAAGATTACCGTGTTAATAATAAGGCATCCACACAGTTTGGGAAACCGCTCACACTTTTCAATCCGACCAACGGCGCCTTGTTGTGCAGCGACACTATCCGTCGTTGGTTTGATGTGCCTCATTACAAATTCTTCCTTGACGACCCAGTAAATGAAGCGAACATAAGCGGCTCTGATGGTAACAGGGGCGCAACCAACGGAGGCAATGCCGACTGGTATCTCTACCGTTTGGCTGAGGCCTATCTCCTCAGGGCGGAAGCTAAGTTTTACATAAATCCAAATGATCCTACCATTAAAGACGACCTCAATGCATTAAGACAAAGGGCAAAATGCACTCAGCTATATCAAGGTAGTGTTACCATCGGCGACATCATGAACGAACGCGCCCGTGAGTTGTATTGGGAAGAATGGCGCAACGTAGAACTGAAGCGCGTTTCGTTATGCCTTGCCCGTAGCGGACGGCCCGATGAGTGGGGCAATATGTACACCCTCGAGAACTTCGACAAACAGAGCGGCACTGATGCAGGAGGCGGAAGCTATTGGTATCAGCGTATCGTACATTACAGTTTGTATAATAAAGGGCCTATTCAGATTAACGCCACAGGTAACAGCAACCCTAATTATACTATGGACAAAAAGAATATGTATTGGCCAATTCCTTATGCTGCAATTACAGCGAACAAGAGAGGACAACTTAGTCAAAATTATGGCTACGATGGTTATAACCCGGCAACTCCAAAATGGGATAATTGGGAAGATGCTGTAGCGGACGAGGATAAGACAGGAGACTGATTTTTATTGTTTTTACCCGTTTCAGGTGATCTGGATTTAAGGATCTGCCTGAAACGGGTTTCGTCAGATTGAGACAAATCGGCAAAAAGATGAGCATATTTCCTAAGCCCCATTCCTTATTTTAGGTTACAATTAACCAATTTGTAAACATCACCGCAAATGCTCTTCTCTGGCTAACACCGTGTATTTGCTGTGTACAATAACATTCCTTATGATAAAAAGACCAATAATTAAACTACTCTTCGCTGTTTTATTTTTAACTGCTGCTTGTCAGAAAGAAACAATAAAGGAGGGGAACAATTCTGAAAGTGAGAATGCCAAAAAAGGCGGACAAAAGATTAGCGCGGCACCGCCTGCAGGAACGCTAATAGACGGTGCTATTTATCGCATCAGAGGCATTTCATCTTTACCGGGAGGTCCTGTGGTCGAAGTAACAGGTAACTCAACAGCAGAGAATTCAGCAATCCAGCAGTGGTCATGGTTTCCCAATAATGGACAGAAATGGAAACTAATAAAAATCGATTCACCCTATTATAAACTGGCAAATATTACAAGTAGTAAATATTTGAAGTCGCCTTCAGCAACATCGGGAGATATTTTACAACAGGGTACCGACGACGGCACCGACTCTCAGCTCTGGAAGATTACTTATTCCGGCAGTAATAATTTATACTCTCTCACCAACAAGGCGACTGGTATGAAGATGGTTGTTGATCCGGAAGATAACACACCTGGAAGGAAGATCAGACAAAAAACAACAGTTAGCGGAACGCAGGATCTGTTTAATTTTCATAATCTGAATTTCCAAAACCCCCTGATCAATGCAAGCAGGCCGGATCCGTATGTAGCTCAAAAGGACGGGTACTATTATTTTATGTATACGAGGGGAAGTAGTTTAGGTATCAGAAAAACGACTTCAATGTCGTTGTTGGCAACAGCGCAGGAAGTAGTAGTTTGGACTCCCCCCGCAGGTACAGATCATTCTTCGAATATTTGGGCGCCTGAATTGCATTTTCTTTCCGGTAAATGGTATCTCTATTTTGCTGCAAATGACGGGCAGGGAGATAACCATCGCATGTTTGTATTAGAAAACAGTAATTCAGATCCAACGACCGGAACATGGACTTATAAAGGGAAAATAACTGATTCAAGCGATCAGTGGGCTATTGATGGCTCGGTGCTGACTATAGGTTCGTCTATGTATTTTATTTGGTCTGGGTGGGAAAGCGTGGCTTCGAGGTATAAACAATATATTTATCTGGCTACTATGTCGAATCCATGGACGATAAACGGTCCCCGGGTGAAAATATCCTCACCCACTAATACATGGGAAAAATACGAACCCAACTCATTGGGTGCAGGTGTGAACGAAGGCCCGATTATGTTGCAAAAAGACGCAGGAAGTCCTGTATTTATTATATTTTCTGCCAGCCGTTACAGCAGTGATAATTATTGTCTTGCCCAAATACAATTAAAAGCCGGGGGTAATCCTACAGTCGCCTCTGACTGGATAAATAAAAAGCAGGTGTTTGTGAAAAATGAAACTAATTCTGTTTATGGGCCCGGACATAATGGTTTTTTCACCAGCAGCTATACTGATCCTAATGCCGTATTACGCACCGAAACATGGTTTGTATATCATGCGCGCAGTGCACCAAATAACACTGGTCCAAGAACCCCAAGAATGCAAAAGCTTACCTGGAATGCTGATGGTTCCCCAAATTTTGGTACAGCCACCTCTACTGGTGTTAATATTCCGATACCAATAGGTGAATAATACATGATGAACAAAAGAACAACCTGAGCAGGTTGTTCTTTTGTTTAACAATCCGGCTTCTGGACAGGCTTAACCCGCATCTGAGACTATATTTGTTTTGCCCCTCTTCAGCGGCTTTCTAAACTTATCACAAACCAGATAAAATTGAGATAAACACGATACTGGTTTGGTGAACCACTCAGCGGAGTTGCCATAAAGGTTTACATTATGCTATATCGTTTTAGTTTTTTAATTTAGCAGCTTACAAGTAATACATTTATAAATAAAGTACAAAAGACACAGCCTGACGGATGTAAAATATATCACTTCCGTTAATCATTTCGGGCAAAAGAACTTGGATATTTAGCCTTTCAAAATTGCACAACAAGATAATTATCAATTGCTTGCATTTTTACGCGTTTGGATTTTTTTGTAGAGCGCGCATCCAGAAGAAACGAAGGTCAGAGATATTCATACCTTTAGCGAAAAGTCAAGGCGTTCTAGCTTAGTATACATGAAAGGGGTTTATGACAAGCTTAGAAAACTGACCAGGGATTGAGAGGATGTTGATCTTCCATGTAATTCCACCGACGAAGAAAATAACACACTAAAAACCAGATATGAATTCTATTTCTTTTCACAAAGCACGTTTGAAAACCGTTCTACTCGGTGCTTTGATCTCTCTCCTCTATCTGCAGCCGTTACAGGCACAGAACGCTTCCAGCTTACAGGCTGATAAAAAAGCTATAGTAGAAGCAGATAATGCACGTTTTACAGTTCTCACTCCACGACTTATCCGGATGGAGTGGAATAGCAGCAAGTCTTTTGATGATCATGCATCTTTTGTTGTTGTAAACAGAAAGTTACCTGTACCTGCTTATACATCAAAAAGGGAAAACGGGTGGCTCACTATTAAAACCGGCGAGCTGGAAATGAGCTACAAGTTAAATTCCGGATCGTTCAATCAGGAGAACCTGAAAATAAAAATGCTGAAGAGCGATACAATCAGCTGGTCGCCTGGTAAAAAGCAGAAGTATAACCTGAAAGGTACTTACCGGACGCTGGACAACTATGATGGTGATACTCATCTGCATAATGGCAAGAAGATCGAACTTGAAGACGGAATCCTTTCGAGGGATGGGTGGTATTTTCTGGATGACTCATCTGACTTACGACTGGATAACAGTGATTGGCCATGGGTTTATACCAGAGAGAACGCGGGTACAGACTGGTATTTCATGGGGTATGGTTCCGACTACAAATCGGCGCTGTATGATTTCTCGCAGATTTCCGGAAAAGTGCCTCTGATGCCGCGGTATGCGCTGGGCTACTGGTGGTCGAGATACTGGAGCTATTCAGACAATGAGCTGAGAGAACTTACAGCGAATCTTAAACGCTTTAATATTCCGGCCGACGTTCTGGTTATTGACATGGACTGGCATAGGCAGGGCTGGACTGGCTGGAGCTGGAACAAAAGCTTATTCCCTGACCCAGCCAAATTCTTAAGCTGGACGAACGAGAACCACTTGAAAACTACGTTGAACTTACATCCGGCAGATGGTGTTGCGGGCTACGAAGACGACTATAACCAGTTTGCTCAAAACATGAAATTTGATACCACCGGAAGAAAGACAATCCCTTTCCTTGCTTCCGATAAGCAGTTTATGTCGAATCTGTTTGATGTAATTCTCAGGCCGATCGAACAAAAAGGAATAGATTTCTGGTGGTTAGACTGGCAGCAATGGCCAAATGATAAGAGAATTACTAACCTTAGTAATACATGGTGGTTGAATTATGTTTTTTATACCAATATGGACCGCAATCGTGAAACCCGCCCAATGTTATACCACAGGTGGGGCGGATTAGGTAATCACCGGTACCAGATAGGATTCTCGGGAGATACCTTCATTTCATGGAAGTCACTCGAATACCAGCCTTATTTTACGAACACTTCTTCTAACGTTTTATACACATACTGGAGCCATGATATAGGAGGGCACCAGCTGAAACACGGAGACGAATCTGTTGACCCTGAGTTGTATACACGTTGGTTGCAGTACGGTGCGTTAAGCCCTATTCTTCGTACGCACTCAACAAAGAATGGTAAAATACAGAAAGAGATCTGGAACTTCAGCGGAAAGTATTCACAGGTGCAGTATGAAGCGATAAGGATGCGTTATACGCTTGTTCCGTATATTTATACGATGACCAGGAAAACCTATGATACAGCAATTGGTCTTTGCCGTCCGATGTACTACGACTATCCGAAGGCAGAAGAGGCTTATCGCTTTGACAGGGAATATATGTTCGGCGACAATATGCTTATAGCACCTATAGGTTCGCCGGCAGTAGAGGGATTTTCGAAGGTTAAAGTATGGCTCCCCGAAGGTAACGATTGGTTTGAATGGCATACAGGTACGTTGCTGAAGGGCGGACAGATACTCGAAAGAGCATTTACACTGAATGAATATCCAATATATATAAAAGCCGGATCTATAATTCCTATGTATGGCGAGAATGTGCAAAACCTGGACTCAAATCCGGAAGACATAACAGTCGCTGTTTTTCCAGGGAATAATGGCAGGTTCACCCTGAAAGAGGATAATGGAAATGATAAAGCTTATAAGGACCAGTATGCATCAACCGAATTCTCAACCTCTTCCAACGGCAGGGAAGTTACTGTAACCATCGGGGGAACAACCGGAAAGTATGATGGTATGCCCGGTAAAAGGAGATATATCCTGAAATTATACGGCTCGGAAATCCCTCAAAAGGTCTTGGTTAATGGAAAAGCCGTTGATTTCTCCCAAACGTTGAAAGATGGAAACTGGAGTTATACGGGAAGAGAGCTTAGTGTGAACGTTTCGTTACCACTGTCGGACACCCGCAAGCAACAGCAGGTGAAAGTGATTTATAGTACTGATAATAAGGCAGACATCAATAATGGGCTTGTTGGAAAGCTTAAAAGACTGACTCAGCTGACTGCTGAATTAAAGAGCATGGACAATGGTATCTATCTTCCCGAAGCGCTGGGTAATGCAGAAGAAACGAACCGTGCCCTTGAGTATTATCCTCAGAACTTTTATCAGTTGATTGATAAGTTTAATGCTGACTACCAGAAGCTTCCTGTTATTATTAACGATTTGAGAGGAGTTAACAAGGAAAACCAGCAAAAATTATTGAAGTTACTTCAATAAGCAGAGACTTTCGAAAGAGGCAAGGCAGCAGTGCCTTCGAAACAGATAA
The window above is part of the Arcticibacter tournemirensis genome. Proteins encoded here:
- a CDS encoding sigma-70 family RNA polymerase sigma factor; protein product: MSPHFTVNINQFNTGDRKAFDGVYRYYSRALQHFAFSYVHDWGVAEEIASDSMLKLWRNRERITTALQIKAFLYIATRNACIDNIRSSSKLPTAKLSEDIKDLFKEEPEVYNRILYIELLQQIEDVVEKLPSSQQAVFRKSVIEGKTTHEIVSETGMTESSVFVQKSKALTTLRRLLKNSFLFLLWVS
- a CDS encoding FecR domain-containing protein, with the protein product MERISQLLYKHLEGTLSEAERTELNDWAAANPANRKLLDRVNNNEVLEADIDDWYAIPRRTVADDPRLDAAILQYETAKNQPRVRQLVRRILPYAAAVFVMLLAGMWYVSEQRQTSREHEIAATDIRSGGNKATLTLSDGRKIDLSSEQSEIIVKDESVTYGDGSSLTVIPDKSKDRSDVSLLQLTTPKGGTYQLILPDGSRVWLNTGSTIKYPARFISTERTVEISGEAYFDIEEDSKRPFKVLSPGQEVLVLGTKFNVSAYPDDPDTKTTLVDGKVLLSLPKGSGEGFPASGKSILLAPGEQASLSKGHITKSKVDVSQFTAWKEGFFYFNKLPVTTAITQLARWYNLDVVYQEKLPESNVYAYIDRDKPLSAVLKALELSRLKFKIVQQGERKQLIVLGEQ
- a CDS encoding SusC/RagA family TonB-linked outer membrane protein, which encodes MIFTQRVTGYYWSFKSRLLLITKLAVLLTITFSWPAVAISKAQTITLNVRNITLREVLQEIQKQQGYSFLFRGDKIAETRITARLKQVNFADAMNTLLDQHGLTWSLNDGIIAIMSKPSRPAQQASLFQQHIITGTVTDAKTGEVLVGVAVKVQNTPTGTSTDVNGAFKLQVSPNAVLNVSYIGYESQTITVGDRTTFQIKLIQSNNSLEEVVVVGYGTMKKKDLTGSIVQVRPDNIANENPKTVQDILRGTPGLQVGYSASAKGGGTMQIRGQRSVYTEGGHNDPLLILDGMQFYGELSEINPDDIEQIDVLKDASAAAVYGSKAASGVVLITTKKGKQGKPVINMTMNIGGTEESDYRERFSTDAYLRHREDWYTKNSYGVNPQTGAYEAYQTGVFASQPGYFTRPDQLPSTISIEDWRGYTTNDADESDLSIWAQRLGFTGNALQNLLSGKTVDWAKQTYRMGLNQDYNASVSGASDKVNYYLSVGYLKNQGALISDEYQAVRSNMKVDAKVTDWFELGANVNFQNRSDGAIDVDLDYQLRNSPYADYADEAGNPVQYPLSSEYSQRGYNYDFQKQYLELEKGYTVLNTIFNAKVKLPYNINYSFNASPRYQFFFDRYFMSADLPGSDPASRGANREQAKRFDWSYNNTINWDYTFGGKHHLNLTLVQEAEERQFWKDRIEARKILPSDALGFHNTKNATKENSTFMSEDTHQTADALLARLFYSYDNRYMLTTSIRRDGYSAFGTSNPYATFPSVAVAWSFSNEKFFKWSNIMSTGKLRVSYGKNGNRSLANPNLALSNLYEGGGKMQGYLNSSGELALYRYLMADRLANPHLQWEKTASWNFGLDFGFLNDRISGSLDYYDMRTHDMIMNERLPGFTGFDDITTNLGRVDNNGIELSLKTLNIRKDKFQWSTSVGLSYNKNTIKHLYYENEDILDAQGNVTGSKEMDDVKNGWFIGKSINTIWDYRVTGIWQANEVEEAKEYGQVPGDPKVANNYTADDVVKADGSVTHVYNDKDKEFLGQTTPPFHWSLRNEFVFWKDLSLSFNIYSYMGHKSLAGAYLNNDDDGGRMTYALQNVTAKEYWTPDNPTNDYGRIEAKGPTGATGVQKLYDRSFIRFDNLSVGYTLPKMWTSKWKLDRVKLYGTVRNVAVWTKDWEYGDPETNPAFDQGGGLATRVYTLGLNLTF
- a CDS encoding RagB/SusD family nutrient uptake outer membrane protein gives rise to the protein MKKITQKLHRISICFALIMGSTVLFNSCSKDFLTPDPLSVYEPAATFTNEAGLMSVLAIADRQLKQYYATDHNEMLTLGTEYIFSDLMVASATDKGSMLCDVANMLTPTSDDGTTTNDLGRTNSIWHFWQETYNGIANANTILSYVDKVEGLDETTRNAYKGRAYFHRAFRYMALVFQYGDVPLVSKLLEVPKQNYRSTKRDAILQMVTKDMEFAVQWVPDQKNMSLTGMVNKGACRMLLTKCYLALGEYAKAKEQTDILISQSGYSLMLDNFGTFNDGGEPQTWKITRNVIWDLHRAENKLIAANHEVIMGIPNRGAEAESFIKMLTMRVLYPFVFDSRIKTTDGKQALLNLRRNDANYNASYDYMRAFGRGIATFRPTYFSTNTLWRINGVMDATDLRHSSETGNWVRMEDYRVNNKASTQFGKPLTLFNPTNGALLCSDTIRRWFDVPHYKFFLDDPVNEANISGSDGNRGATNGGNADWYLYRLAEAYLLRAEAKFYINPNDPTIKDDLNALRQRAKCTQLYQGSVTIGDIMNERARELYWEEWRNVELKRVSLCLARSGRPDEWGNMYTLENFDKQSGTDAGGGSYWYQRIVHYSLYNKGPIQINATGNSNPNYTMDKKNMYWPIPYAAITANKRGQLSQNYGYDGYNPATPKWDNWEDAVADEDKTGD
- a CDS encoding family 43 glycosylhydrolase translates to MIKRPIIKLLFAVLFLTAACQKETIKEGNNSESENAKKGGQKISAAPPAGTLIDGAIYRIRGISSLPGGPVVEVTGNSTAENSAIQQWSWFPNNGQKWKLIKIDSPYYKLANITSSKYLKSPSATSGDILQQGTDDGTDSQLWKITYSGSNNLYSLTNKATGMKMVVDPEDNTPGRKIRQKTTVSGTQDLFNFHNLNFQNPLINASRPDPYVAQKDGYYYFMYTRGSSLGIRKTTSMSLLATAQEVVVWTPPAGTDHSSNIWAPELHFLSGKWYLYFAANDGQGDNHRMFVLENSNSDPTTGTWTYKGKITDSSDQWAIDGSVLTIGSSMYFIWSGWESVASRYKQYIYLATMSNPWTINGPRVKISSPTNTWEKYEPNSLGAGVNEGPIMLQKDAGSPVFIIFSASRYSSDNYCLAQIQLKAGGNPTVASDWINKKQVFVKNETNSVYGPGHNGFFTSSYTDPNAVLRTETWFVYHARSAPNNTGPRTPRMQKLTWNADGSPNFGTATSTGVNIPIPIGE